From the Mycobacterium sp. DL592 genome, the window CGGCCCTGTGCGGGTGCTGTCGATGGACGACGCGGTGCTGGGCAAACGCCCCGATCTGAGCATCGTTTCCGATCAGCCCGCCCATGCCCGCATCGCCGCGTGGCTGGAGAAACTCATCGTCTCGGGCCGGCTGGCACCGGGTGACAAGCTGCCTGCCGAGGTCGACATCGCCGCGGCGCTGGGCGTGAGTCGCATGACGCTGCGCCAGGCGCTGGGGGCCATCGAGGCCAAGGGCCTGATCCGGCGCAGCCGGGGCCGGTTCGGCGGAAACTTCGTCGAGACCTCGCGGCTGGAGTTCGACCACACCGGCATGCCGGGTTTCACCGAGCAGTTGCGCCGGCTGGACATGGCTGCCGGGGCGCAGGTGGTCAGCGCCACCACCCGCGTCCCGAGACCGGAGGTACGCGAGGCGCTGGGCCTCTCACGCGGCGCCCGGGTGCACGAGATCATCCGGATCCGCTCGGCCGACGGGGCACCGGTGCTCCTCGAGGAGACCTACCTGCCGGCGGGGCTGTTCCCCGGCCTGTTGTCCGCGGACCTCACCGGGTCGGTGTACGCGTTGATGGCCGACGAGTTCGGCATACCGCTGTTCTCGGCCGACGAACACATCGAGGCGGCAACCGCCACGGCGGCGCGTGCGGAGTTGCTCGGCGTCGCCGAGGGTGACCCGCTGCTGCTCGTCACCCGCACCGCACATGACCGCGACGGGGTCCCCGTGGAGTTCTCGCACGACTACTTCCGGTCCGACCGGACCCGCATCAGGGTGAAGTCCTGGGTCGACCGCGACACCCAGGCCCGGGTCGAGACCTCGCCGGCGTCCTGACCAGCTCAGCTGTGCTTAGCGTGCAGGGCCGGCAGTACGTGGCTGACGAGGTCGGCTGACAGCGCGGGCACCACGGCGGGGGCCACGGACCGCAGGGCCTCGCTCGGTGCGGCGCTGACGGCGATACACCGCATGCCTGCGGCCAGCGCGCCACGCACGCCGGGCACCGAGTCCTCGAACACCAAGACCTCCGCCGGTGGGTGGCCGAGAAGTGCGGCGCCGGAAAGGAATCCTTCGGGATCGGGCTTGCCGCGCCGGACGTCCTCTTCGGCGACGACGATCTCGATGACCTCACCGACCGGGCTGCTCGCCAGTACGGCGTGGACGTCGTCGCGCTGAGCGCCGGTGACGACAGCCATCGGCACGCTGTGCCGGGCCAGAATCTGCACCAGGCCCACCGTGTCGGCGGTGATGGGATTGCGCTGGGCGACGAGGTCGCGGTAGCGCCGCTTGCGCAGCTCCAGCAGCGGGTCCACATCGACTCGCGCGCCGGTGATCTCGATCGCCTTCTCGACGATCTCGCGGTCGCTGTGGCCCAGCAGATGCCGGTCGTAGTCGTCCTGACTCAATGCCCACCCGAGGTGTTCCCCGAAGAGTTCGACGAAGATCTGGAACAGGATCGGCTCGTCGTCGGACAGCGTGCCGTTGAAATCGAATATGACGGCAGGGTTGGCGGATTCGGCCCACTGTGCAAGCAGTTCGTGCGCTTGCCGGGGTTCCGAGTGCGAAGACATGCTGCAATAGTCTAGTCTTTTAAAGCATGCCGTTCCTCTCCGACTCGGAACTGGATGCG encodes:
- a CDS encoding GntR family transcriptional regulator, producing MRVLSMDDAVLGKRPDLSIVSDQPAHARIAAWLEKLIVSGRLAPGDKLPAEVDIAAALGVSRMTLRQALGAIEAKGLIRRSRGRFGGNFVETSRLEFDHTGMPGFTEQLRRLDMAAGAQVVSATTRVPRPEVREALGLSRGARVHEIIRIRSADGAPVLLEETYLPAGLFPGLLSADLTGSVYALMADEFGIPLFSADEHIEAATATAARAELLGVAEGDPLLLVTRTAHDRDGVPVEFSHDYFRSDRTRIRVKSWVDRDTQARVETSPAS
- a CDS encoding HAD family phosphatase translates to MSSHSEPRQAHELLAQWAESANPAVIFDFNGTLSDDEPILFQIFVELFGEHLGWALSQDDYDRHLLGHSDREIVEKAIEITGARVDVDPLLELRKRRYRDLVAQRNPITADTVGLVQILARHSVPMAVVTGAQRDDVHAVLASSPVGEVIEIVVAEEDVRRGKPDPEGFLSGAALLGHPPAEVLVFEDSVPGVRGALAAGMRCIAVSAAPSEALRSVAPAVVPALSADLVSHVLPALHAKHS